A DNA window from Onthophagus taurus isolate NC chromosome 1, IU_Otau_3.0, whole genome shotgun sequence contains the following coding sequences:
- the LOC111415871 gene encoding PBAN-type neuropeptides-like gives MEHITAIACLLFIACTLGLTPAEHRDDLAKRKSSPGSLWFGPRMGRNKRNPFRSEMLNIGPSCEDLEEYIKAIPWDLVRSCIINEGKRDGRNNNKSNMYIPRLGRESGEEFVNAPGMDKFYDGGAELIREVLAPNSPPFSPRLG, from the coding sequence ATGGAACACATCACGGCTATAGCTTGTCTACTGTTCATCGCTTGTACGTTGGGTTTAACCCCAGCGGAACACCGCGACGATTTGGCTAAAAGAAAATCATCCCCTGGAAGTCTTTGGTTCGGGCCGAGAATGGgccgaaataaaagaaatcccTTCAGAAGTGAGATGTTAAATATTGGACCAAGTTGCGAAGATTTGGAAGAGTACATCAAAGCAATTCCTTGGGATTTGGTTCGAAGTTGCATAATCAACGAAGGAAAACGAGATGgtagaaacaataataaatcaaacatGTACATTCCAAGACTTGGAAGAGAATCCGGAGAAGAATTCGTGAACGCTCCTGGTATGGATAAATTTTACGACGGGGGAGCTGAATTGATAAGAGAAGTTTTAGCACCAAATTCACCACCATTTTCACCCAGATTGGGATGA